Proteins co-encoded in one Prosthecobacter algae genomic window:
- a CDS encoding PEP-CTERM sorting domain-containing protein (PEP-CTERM proteins occur, often in large numbers, in the proteomes of bacteria that also encode an exosortase, a predicted intramembrane cysteine proteinase. The presence of a PEP-CTERM domain at a protein's C-terminus predicts cleavage within the sorting domain, followed by covalent anchoring to some some component of the (usually Gram-negative) cell surface. Many PEP-CTERM proteins exhibit an unusual sequence composition that includes large numbers of potential glycosylation sites. Expression of one such protein has been shown restore the ability of a bacterium to form floc, a type of biofilm.): protein MKPRTFHVPALCPLLAVLALVATFQAPAAVLLQDSFDNGIKATPDTTSIGNWTNFSDAAVTETGGLLTVTTTSSGVSNSSNFSTAVRPELNPFTSTIQFSVTDFDLTGTGDYAADNNGRFRIGLTSTLGSFFGANDAFALEINSGGHGFRLGAKADNTSGDPSGAAASGTAFATPITAFDFIFTSTTWDLVLYSGETTLYDQSGTWSLGDAANWGTGTANTGSSSLLMAVQNTNATGTPTGFKSFSIGSIEVSATVVPEPSRALLLGLAGLGLLLKRPRREA, encoded by the coding sequence ATGAAACCCCGCACCTTTCACGTCCCGGCGTTGTGCCCGCTCCTCGCCGTCCTGGCCCTGGTGGCCACCTTCCAGGCCCCAGCCGCAGTTCTGTTGCAAGACAGCTTTGACAACGGCATCAAGGCCACGCCCGACACCACCAGCATCGGCAACTGGACCAACTTCAGCGATGCCGCCGTGACCGAAACAGGCGGTCTGCTGACGGTGACGACCACCAGCAGCGGGGTTTCAAACTCCTCCAACTTTTCCACCGCCGTCCGCCCGGAGCTGAATCCCTTCACCTCCACCATCCAGTTTTCCGTCACGGACTTTGACCTCACCGGCACCGGGGACTACGCCGCCGATAACAATGGCCGCTTCCGCATCGGCCTTACCTCCACCCTCGGCTCCTTCTTCGGGGCGAATGATGCCTTTGCCCTGGAGATCAACAGCGGCGGCCACGGCTTCCGGCTCGGGGCCAAGGCGGACAACACCTCCGGCGATCCCAGCGGTGCAGCCGCCTCCGGCACCGCCTTTGCCACGCCCATCACCGCCTTTGATTTCATCTTCACCAGCACCACCTGGGACCTCGTTCTTTACTCGGGTGAAACCACTCTCTATGACCAATCCGGCACCTGGTCCCTGGGCGATGCGGCCAACTGGGGCACCGGCACGGCCAACACCGGCTCCTCCTCCCTGCTGATGGCCGTCCAGAACACCAACGCCACCGGCACGCCCACCGGCTTCAAGTCCTTCTCCATCGGTAGCATCGAGGTCAGCGCCACCGTCGTCCCCGAGCCCTCACGGGCCCTGCTGCTGGGCCTCGCCGGCCTTGGCCTCCTGCTGAAAAGACCTCGCCGCGAGGCTTGA
- a CDS encoding exosortase/archaeosortase family protein: MSLPPPLPAAADSRQATIVWSVGGLLVLLLTVLWPYQHWEFASRSSIVMGIVNKANADSEWWYCLFVPPIVVWLIWRMQGDLRRLPLRGSWLGAPLLVLGMVVYWAGYKVDTGYPGFLAVQMVTMGLILMLGGWHWMKWLIFPWAFLVFMWPMVPLESRLAFPLRILTAKASSGFLNLMGVDVVRDGTSLHSAADAARGLAQGAEFKLDVEEPCSGIRSLFSLLMISALYGWLMLKTWSARAVLFASAIPLAVLGNFVRMILLTLGSKWLGVEFAVGRNIAGQQEMSGFHTLAGFAVFGVALAGMFALATFLEKREAKRARAAAQVAAPAATSASLITPKSPWLPLGVSVLICLGGLAFCAVTDTTYRVGAPPVSLALPERLGAYESQEMPMQAIERQTLNEGVEIGRRFYFKSDRAVLASVVLSGALKRSLHEPQICLPGQGWVINGKSFIEFDCGLAAPVKATLLSMHRDVQNEAGQVERTRALNVYWYQGSQGRTASSYDEHVGYSYADALLRNIDHRWALLSFFAPLKNQPLGSMDPYAELNALEDMKTFMREFVPPLLEAAPKE; encoded by the coding sequence ATGAGCCTGCCCCCCCCATTGCCTGCTGCTGCTGACTCTCGCCAGGCCACCATCGTGTGGTCCGTGGGTGGTTTGCTGGTCCTTTTGCTCACCGTGCTGTGGCCTTACCAGCACTGGGAGTTTGCCTCGCGGTCCAGCATCGTCATGGGGATCGTGAACAAGGCGAATGCAGACTCGGAATGGTGGTATTGCCTTTTTGTGCCGCCCATCGTCGTCTGGCTGATCTGGCGCATGCAGGGGGACCTGCGGCGGCTGCCCCTGCGGGGCTCCTGGCTGGGCGCACCGCTGCTGGTGTTGGGCATGGTCGTTTACTGGGCCGGGTATAAGGTGGATACGGGCTACCCAGGATTTTTGGCGGTGCAGATGGTGACCATGGGCCTCATCCTCATGCTGGGCGGCTGGCACTGGATGAAGTGGCTCATCTTTCCCTGGGCATTCTTGGTTTTCATGTGGCCCATGGTGCCGCTGGAGTCCCGGCTGGCCTTTCCTCTGCGCATTTTGACGGCCAAGGCCTCCTCCGGTTTTCTCAATCTGATGGGCGTGGATGTGGTGCGCGATGGCACGAGCCTGCACTCTGCCGCCGATGCCGCGCGCGGTCTGGCCCAGGGGGCGGAGTTCAAGCTGGATGTGGAGGAGCCCTGCAGCGGCATTCGTTCCCTGTTTTCCCTGCTGATGATCAGCGCCCTTTACGGCTGGCTGATGCTAAAGACGTGGTCGGCACGGGCGGTCCTCTTTGCCAGCGCCATCCCCCTCGCGGTCCTGGGCAATTTTGTCCGTATGATCCTGCTCACCCTGGGCAGCAAATGGCTGGGCGTGGAATTCGCCGTGGGCCGCAACATCGCCGGGCAGCAGGAGATGAGCGGCTTCCACACCCTGGCCGGGTTTGCCGTTTTCGGCGTAGCGCTGGCGGGCATGTTCGCCCTAGCCACCTTCTTGGAAAAACGCGAGGCCAAACGCGCCAGGGCGGCGGCACAGGTGGCTGCACCTGCGGCTACCTCCGCCAGTCTCATCACGCCCAAAAGCCCCTGGCTGCCATTGGGTGTCTCCGTGCTGATCTGCCTGGGCGGGCTGGCTTTTTGTGCGGTGACCGATACCACCTACCGGGTGGGGGCACCACCGGTCAGCCTGGCCTTGCCGGAGCGTCTGGGGGCCTACGAAAGCCAGGAGATGCCCATGCAGGCCATCGAGCGGCAGACGCTGAACGAAGGCGTGGAGATCGGGCGACGGTTCTATTTCAAGAGCGACCGCGCCGTGCTGGCCTCCGTCGTCCTCAGCGGGGCGTTGAAACGTTCCCTCCATGAGCCGCAGATCTGCCTGCCGGGCCAGGGCTGGGTGATCAATGGCAAGAGCTTCATCGAGTTCGACTGCGGCCTGGCCGCCCCGGTGAAGGCCACGCTGCTTTCCATGCACCGCGACGTGCAAAACGAGGCCGGGCAGGTGGAGCGCACCCGTGCCCTGAATGTGTATTGGTATCAGGGCTCCCAGGGCCGCACGGCCTCTTCCTATGATGAGCACGTGGGCTACTCCTATGCGGATGCCCTGCTGCGCAACATTGACCACCGCTGGGCCCTCCTGTCCTTCTTTGCTCCTCTGAAAAATCAGCCCCTTGGCAGCATGGACCCCTATGCGGAGCTCAATGCCCTGGAAGACATGAAGACCTTCATGCGCGAGTTTGTGCCGCCCCTGCTGGAAGCTGCCCCGAAGGAGTGA
- a CDS encoding NAD(P)-dependent oxidoreductase, with protein MNQPSSVGVLGLGIIGSRVAENLRQAGHTVSVWSHTARNVPGALPSPQAVAGAAQVIQIFVRDSEALLQAMHDMQPALTHEHVILNHATVSKAATLEAAALCAASGAAFLDAPFTGSKMAAQNGKLVYYIGGSTEVLERVRPILEASSTKILPLGETGDAMVLKIVTNLVTAITVKALSEAAAITHSQGIPLANLLTALENNANYSGLIGMKLPTIISGNFDAHFSLRNMLKDADFARELAAQGGLAAPALECTAEAMRQGVSQGKGDLDFSVIGQIES; from the coding sequence ATGAACCAACCCTCCTCCGTCGGCGTTCTCGGCCTTGGCATCATCGGCAGCCGCGTGGCTGAAAATCTGCGCCAGGCAGGCCACACGGTGTCGGTGTGGAGCCACACCGCCCGCAACGTCCCCGGTGCCCTGCCCTCCCCGCAGGCCGTGGCGGGGGCCGCCCAGGTCATCCAAATTTTCGTCCGCGATAGCGAGGCCCTCCTGCAGGCGATGCATGACATGCAGCCTGCGCTGACTCATGAGCACGTGATCCTGAATCACGCCACCGTCAGTAAAGCCGCGACGCTGGAAGCCGCCGCCCTCTGTGCCGCCAGCGGGGCCGCCTTTCTGGATGCGCCCTTCACGGGCAGCAAGATGGCCGCGCAGAATGGCAAGCTGGTCTATTACATCGGCGGCTCCACCGAGGTGCTGGAGCGCGTGCGCCCCATCCTGGAGGCTTCTTCCACCAAGATCCTGCCCCTGGGCGAAACGGGTGATGCGATGGTGCTGAAAATCGTCACCAACCTCGTGACCGCCATCACCGTGAAGGCGCTGTCTGAGGCCGCCGCCATCACCCACAGCCAGGGCATCCCGCTGGCGAACCTGCTGACCGCCCTGGAAAACAATGCGAACTACTCCGGCCTCATCGGCATGAAGCTGCCGACGATCATCAGCGGGAATTTCGACGCCCATTTCTCCCTGCGCAACATGCTGAAGGATGCCGACTTTGCCCGCGAACTGGCGGCCCAGGGTGGCCTCGCCGCACCGGCCTTGGAATGCACCGCCGAGGCCATGCGCCAAGGCGTGAGCCAGGGAAAAGGCGACCTGGATTTCTCCGTCATCGGCCAAATCGAATCCTAA
- a CDS encoding efflux RND transporter permease subunit, producing MISWFARNHVAANLLMLGAIIAGIWTLASDRIPLEVFPDMPSRMISVTVPYPASAPEEVEESIVLKIEEAIQQVGSIKHINSTASSSGGTVVIEVEEGKDPREVLDDIKIRVDAIPNLPELAEKPTIQLDDNFHSVITVAVAADMAEADLRRLGEQIRDEISALPGITHAGLSGVRPYEIGIEIPEATLRKYGLNLERVSQAIRGSALDLPAGVVQTEAGDVSIRTRGRAYTGEDYARVVILTRPDGTKLTLGEIAVIQDGFNENPLLARLNGKRCVVVNVMREGGQNAINIAESVKEYITTAQKRMPDGVQIEFWNDRSKIVKGRISLLIQNAQSSLILVFLCVGLFLRLDAVFWVAVGMVASFMGAIALMPYFDIAINLSSLFGFILVLGIVVDDAIVISEHVDTLRQRGMSAMDAAVQGTKEMAVPITFGVLTTVIAFLPMAFGASDFLMMFKPIAIVFILVMLIALVETKIILPSHLAHPVPGLSGASDILGPVHRWSERTLRKFVDTFYRPALRWCVHHRYTALAAFFGGLVILCGFFFSGRILWIFFPRVQSERIEAKLTMLDGTPFEVTDGHIQRMYEIAEQMKKEYVGPDGKPVIRAILATTGTTRLTWGSGGSTGSSHVGEINIETYGPEERSLKVNTVDMAADWRKRIGNIVGAEELNFRAEIIRSGDPVDLQLTGTDPDELLDISDKIKAHLATYAGVFDITDSLDSGRNEIQLRLKPEAQSFGVTVSDLAQQVRQAFYGNEVQRIQRGRNEVKVMLRYPKNDRKNLATLETMRVRTATGLEIPFSRVAEAKVGKSFTSIRRVDRRRAMNITADVNKSTTDPAKVRADVEVFVRDLMATHPHIQWSFEGEARAQREGADAGLWALGIITLGMYAMMAIPFKSYTQPFIVMLVVPFGIVGAVIGHLFHGMPVSSMSVCGMLAVTGVIVNDTLVLVDRINQLRDETGDLKYAVQEGGRSRFRAIFLTQITTFVGLMPLMFEFGNLIENSPPGISHILTAIFGDNRAAQATSAQFLTPVSVSMGYGSLFATVITLFLVPLCYLAVDDLGRIVNRILGRKPQPVAMPLGAPSA from the coding sequence ATGATCTCCTGGTTTGCCCGCAACCATGTCGCTGCCAATCTCCTCATGCTGGGGGCGATCATCGCCGGCATCTGGACTCTCGCTTCCGACCGCATCCCGCTGGAGGTCTTTCCGGACATGCCCTCGCGCATGATTTCCGTGACTGTGCCTTATCCTGCCTCCGCACCTGAGGAGGTGGAGGAAAGCATCGTGCTGAAGATCGAGGAGGCCATCCAGCAGGTGGGCAGCATCAAGCACATCAATTCCACGGCTTCCTCCAGCGGCGGCACTGTCGTGATCGAGGTGGAGGAAGGCAAGGATCCCCGCGAGGTGCTGGACGATATCAAGATCCGTGTGGATGCCATTCCCAATCTGCCGGAGCTGGCGGAGAAGCCCACCATCCAGCTCGATGACAACTTCCACTCCGTCATCACCGTGGCCGTGGCGGCGGACATGGCCGAGGCCGATCTGCGCCGCCTGGGGGAACAGATCCGCGATGAGATCTCCGCCTTGCCGGGCATCACCCACGCGGGTCTTTCCGGCGTGCGGCCTTACGAGATTGGGATCGAGATCCCGGAGGCCACCCTGCGTAAATATGGCCTGAACCTGGAGCGCGTCAGCCAGGCCATCCGTGGCAGTGCGCTGGACCTGCCGGCGGGTGTGGTGCAGACCGAGGCGGGCGATGTTTCCATTCGCACCCGTGGCCGCGCCTACACCGGGGAGGACTATGCCCGGGTGGTCATCCTCACCCGTCCGGACGGCACCAAGCTGACGCTGGGCGAGATCGCCGTCATTCAGGATGGCTTTAACGAAAACCCGCTGCTGGCCCGGCTGAATGGCAAACGCTGCGTGGTGGTGAACGTGATGCGCGAGGGCGGCCAAAACGCCATCAACATCGCCGAGTCGGTGAAGGAATACATCACCACGGCCCAGAAGCGGATGCCGGACGGCGTGCAGATCGAATTCTGGAATGACCGCTCCAAGATCGTCAAAGGACGCATCAGCCTGCTGATCCAGAATGCTCAGAGCAGCCTCATTCTGGTCTTCCTCTGCGTGGGCCTTTTCCTGCGGCTGGATGCGGTGTTTTGGGTGGCCGTGGGCATGGTGGCCAGCTTCATGGGGGCCATCGCGCTGATGCCGTATTTTGACATCGCCATCAATCTGTCCTCGCTCTTCGGTTTCATCCTCGTCCTGGGCATCGTGGTGGATGACGCCATCGTCATTTCTGAGCATGTGGACACCCTGCGACAGCGCGGCATGTCCGCAATGGATGCGGCGGTGCAGGGGACCAAGGAGATGGCGGTGCCCATTACCTTTGGCGTGCTCACCACCGTCATCGCTTTCCTGCCCATGGCCTTCGGGGCCAGCGATTTCCTGATGATGTTCAAGCCCATCGCCATCGTCTTCATCCTGGTGATGCTGATCGCGCTGGTGGAGACGAAGATCATCCTACCCTCCCACCTGGCGCATCCGGTGCCGGGTCTCAGCGGGGCCTCAGACATCCTGGGGCCGGTGCACCGCTGGTCGGAGCGCACCTTGCGGAAGTTTGTGGACACTTTTTACCGGCCTGCCCTGCGCTGGTGTGTGCATCACCGCTACACCGCCCTGGCGGCTTTCTTTGGCGGTCTCGTCATCCTCTGCGGTTTCTTTTTCAGCGGCCGCATCCTGTGGATCTTTTTCCCGCGTGTCCAGAGTGAGCGCATCGAGGCCAAGCTGACCATGCTGGACGGCACCCCCTTTGAGGTCACGGACGGCCACATCCAGCGGATGTATGAAATCGCGGAGCAGATGAAAAAGGAGTACGTGGGCCCGGACGGCAAGCCCGTCATCCGTGCCATCCTGGCCACCACCGGCACCACGCGCCTCACCTGGGGTAGCGGCGGTAGCACGGGCAGCTCCCACGTCGGGGAGATCAACATCGAAACCTACGGCCCCGAAGAGCGCAGCCTGAAGGTGAACACCGTGGACATGGCTGCCGACTGGCGAAAGCGGATCGGCAACATCGTGGGCGCGGAGGAACTGAATTTCCGGGCCGAAATCATCCGCAGTGGTGATCCTGTGGACCTCCAGTTGACCGGCACCGATCCGGACGAGTTGCTGGACATTTCCGACAAGATCAAAGCCCACCTCGCCACCTATGCAGGTGTGTTTGACATCACCGACTCGCTGGACAGCGGCCGCAATGAAATCCAGCTCCGGCTCAAACCCGAGGCACAGTCCTTTGGCGTAACGGTGAGCGATCTGGCCCAGCAGGTGCGCCAGGCCTTTTACGGCAACGAGGTGCAACGCATCCAGCGTGGCCGCAATGAAGTGAAGGTGATGCTGCGTTACCCGAAGAACGACCGCAAAAACCTGGCGACCCTGGAGACCATGCGCGTGCGCACCGCCACCGGCCTGGAGATTCCCTTTTCTCGCGTGGCCGAAGCGAAGGTGGGTAAGAGCTTCACCAGCATCCGGCGGGTGGACCGCCGCCGCGCGATGAACATCACCGCCGACGTTAACAAATCCACCACCGACCCTGCCAAGGTGCGCGCAGACGTGGAGGTTTTCGTTCGTGACCTGATGGCCACTCATCCCCACATCCAGTGGAGCTTTGAGGGCGAAGCACGCGCCCAGCGAGAGGGGGCCGATGCGGGGCTTTGGGCGCTGGGCATCATCACCCTGGGCATGTATGCGATGATGGCCATCCCCTTCAAAAGCTACACCCAGCCATTCATCGTCATGCTGGTGGTGCCCTTCGGCATTGTGGGGGCGGTGATCGGCCATCTTTTCCATGGCATGCCCGTCAGCAGCATGAGCGTCTGCGGCATGCTGGCCGTCACCGGCGTGATCGTGAATGACACCCTCGTGCTGGTGGACCGTATCAACCAGCTCCGGGATGAGACGGGCGACCTGAAATATGCCGTGCAGGAGGGCGGGCGAAGTCGCTTCCGTGCCATCTTCCTCACCCAGATCACCACCTTCGTGGGCCTCATGCCGCTGATGTTTGAATTCGGCAACCTCATTGAAAACTCGCCTCCCGGCATCAGCCACATTCTCACCGCCATCTTCGGTGACAACCGTGCTGCCCAGGCCACCAGTGCCCAGTTCCTCACCCCCGTTTCCGTGTCCATGGGTTACGGCAGCCTCTTTGCCACCGTGATCACCCTCTTCCTCGTCCCCTTGTGCTACCTGGCCGTGGATGATCTGGGCCGTATCGTGAATCGCATCCTAGGCCGCAAGCCCCAGCCCGTCGCCATGCCACTGGGCGCGCCGTCTGCTTAA
- a CDS encoding galactitol-1-phosphate 5-dehydrogenase produces the protein MKALVLTAPCEFNYDTSFPDPAPNAGEVLVKIKACGICGSDIHGMDGRSGRRQMPIVMGHEAAGEITEVGAGVTDWKVGDRVTFDSTEYCGECEECQAGYVNLCPDRKVLGVSPGSYRRHGCFAEKIVLPTRILYRIPESLSFEKAAFAEPVAIALHAVNLADGIEVGEAFAEECEEGDCGSCGEGCGHDHAAGEGHDHGAEEIRGGIAVVVGAGLIGLLVIQALKARGWERVIAVDLDDKRLELSKTLGADDAFNAKQENLAMHLREITGGDGADASFEVVGAGAPVDLAVRCVRKGGQVILVGNLQASIPFPLQEVVTRQITLRGSCSCAGEYPEAIRRIEDGSIQVEPLLSAVAPLEEGAGWFKRLYDNKEGLLKVVLKPE, from the coding sequence ATGAAAGCCCTCGTCCTCACCGCCCCTTGCGAATTCAATTATGACACCAGCTTCCCTGATCCTGCCCCGAATGCAGGGGAAGTGCTGGTGAAGATCAAGGCCTGCGGCATCTGCGGCAGTGACATCCACGGCATGGACGGCCGCAGTGGCCGCCGCCAGATGCCCATCGTCATGGGGCATGAGGCCGCCGGGGAAATCACGGAAGTGGGCGCTGGCGTGACCGACTGGAAAGTGGGCGACCGCGTGACCTTCGACTCCACCGAATACTGCGGCGAGTGCGAGGAGTGCCAGGCGGGTTACGTCAATCTTTGCCCGGACCGCAAGGTGCTGGGCGTGTCCCCTGGCAGCTACCGCCGTCACGGCTGCTTTGCCGAAAAGATCGTCCTGCCTACCCGCATCCTGTACCGCATCCCGGAATCGCTTTCGTTTGAAAAGGCCGCCTTTGCGGAGCCTGTGGCCATCGCCCTGCACGCGGTGAATCTGGCGGATGGCATCGAAGTCGGCGAGGCCTTTGCCGAAGAGTGTGAAGAAGGCGACTGCGGGAGCTGCGGCGAAGGCTGCGGACATGACCATGCGGCTGGCGAAGGCCACGACCACGGTGCTGAAGAAATCCGGGGCGGTATCGCCGTCGTTGTCGGTGCCGGTCTCATTGGCTTGCTGGTCATCCAGGCCCTCAAGGCCCGTGGCTGGGAGCGCGTGATCGCGGTGGATCTGGACGACAAGCGCCTGGAACTTTCCAAGACCCTGGGGGCCGACGATGCCTTCAACGCCAAGCAAGAAAACCTGGCCATGCACCTGCGCGAAATCACCGGCGGTGATGGTGCCGATGCCAGCTTTGAAGTCGTGGGTGCCGGGGCCCCGGTGGACCTCGCCGTGCGCTGCGTGCGCAAAGGCGGCCAGGTTATCCTGGTGGGCAATCTGCAGGCCTCCATCCCGTTCCCGCTTCAGGAAGTCGTCACCCGCCAGATCACCCTGCGCGGCTCCTGCTCCTGCGCTGGCGAATATCCGGAAGCCATCCGCCGCATCGAAGACGGCAGCATCCAGGTGGAGCCCCTGCTGAGCGCTGTGGCCCCGCTGGAAGAAGGCGCAGGCTGGTTCAAGCGTCTCTATGACAACAAGGAAGGCCTGCTGAAAGTCGTGCTGAAGCCGGAGTAA
- a CDS encoding secretin N-terminal domain-containing protein codes for MFLSRLRPHSLRSLSALLLITGTLSAQDADPAPLPTPAPTTPPPAGSDAPVAPPEGARPPGPPGEGGFGPGSGRFGGRRRPGEGGFGGTTGGPAGAGGPGGENIQSTLAQTIRMEGDRYVLQFPNNPVADMLSIYELLTNITLVKDTNIFNDGAPVSLATPRSVSKEEAVKLIEATLLTNGYAIVMEPDGKSARILPARNQSANAVQFSHGVRFYTSAKELPDGETIISYFMKLDYLDPEEAATMLSGHVGLSVYGRITPVLMPPGLLLTESSTVIKQLISIREAIDVGDTGSSLVTKFIPVEYAEAATIAQIIQATLTAQAQEKETKGVNTIRGNAASDGRNREERRDDNNNNSNNNRSQQPMIINGQVVQGGAKAPMPSAQVVADTRLNQILVVSSPEDYTYIASLIAEFDKPLQVDEPYERKLKYAAAVDVLSAITDLLQDTNTGGTVQLPGGGTIQQQRTQPLASSSSQLLTGRTTTGTRGGQVLATSGSTSDDTATATSAGSSRADLIQAPTEDNAPISVLVGKTRVVADPMANSILVMGRKEAIDKVNGLLDKLDRKPSQVYLSTVIGQLTLGDGFEFGIDYLSALNNKDGTNFSAGSVFTRDALTNAVGDLRNNAITNAFGPAQGLNLYGSVGDSLEIFVTALETTNRFKVLSRPSVFALNNKKASITSGQLIPVPSQTLTSTNGNNNNGNNVTTTIEYRDVVLKLEVVPLINEDGEVSLTIAQVNDTVIGTQRVEPNDIPIIGTEQIVTTVTVPDGNTIVLGGLISEQNKKDTNGVPFLSRIPGVGNLFKDNKDSNSRSELIIFIQPKVVTDNLSLRNTSLREDFRTQVGADAAERFPENVDVQAPRISEAKEVEQLESAAQQKQGFFSRMFRRSSTPKAVTPPPGVRR; via the coding sequence ATGTTCCTCTCCCGGCTCCGTCCCCACTCCCTCCGGTCATTGAGCGCCCTGCTGCTCATCACAGGCACCCTCAGCGCCCAGGATGCCGACCCTGCACCTCTGCCGACTCCCGCACCCACCACGCCGCCACCCGCAGGCAGCGATGCCCCGGTGGCACCGCCCGAGGGCGCACGCCCGCCTGGCCCTCCTGGCGAAGGCGGCTTTGGCCCCGGCAGTGGTCGTTTTGGCGGTCGTCGTCGTCCCGGTGAAGGCGGCTTTGGCGGCACCACGGGCGGCCCTGCAGGTGCAGGCGGCCCTGGCGGTGAAAACATCCAGAGCACCCTGGCCCAGACCATCCGCATGGAGGGGGACCGATACGTCCTCCAGTTCCCCAACAACCCCGTGGCGGACATGCTCAGCATCTATGAGCTGCTGACCAACATCACCCTGGTGAAGGACACCAACATCTTCAACGACGGCGCCCCCGTCAGCCTGGCCACGCCCCGCTCCGTGAGCAAGGAAGAAGCGGTGAAACTCATCGAGGCCACCCTGCTAACCAATGGTTATGCCATCGTCATGGAGCCCGATGGCAAAAGCGCCCGCATCCTGCCTGCGCGCAATCAGAGCGCCAATGCGGTGCAGTTCTCCCACGGTGTGCGCTTTTACACCTCCGCCAAGGAATTGCCGGATGGGGAAACCATCATCTCCTACTTCATGAAGCTGGATTACCTGGACCCCGAAGAAGCAGCCACCATGCTCTCCGGTCACGTTGGTCTCAGCGTCTATGGCCGCATCACTCCGGTGCTCATGCCGCCCGGCCTCCTGCTCACGGAAAGCAGCACCGTCATCAAGCAGCTCATCAGCATCCGCGAGGCGATTGACGTGGGCGATACCGGCTCCTCCCTGGTCACCAAGTTCATCCCTGTCGAATATGCTGAGGCGGCCACCATTGCCCAGATCATCCAGGCCACGCTGACAGCGCAGGCCCAGGAAAAGGAAACCAAAGGCGTGAACACCATCCGTGGCAATGCCGCCAGCGATGGCCGCAACCGCGAAGAGCGGCGCGATGACAACAATAACAACAGCAACAACAACCGCTCCCAGCAGCCCATGATCATCAATGGCCAGGTGGTGCAGGGCGGGGCCAAGGCCCCCATGCCCAGCGCCCAAGTGGTGGCAGACACCCGGCTCAATCAGATCCTCGTCGTCTCTTCCCCAGAAGACTACACCTACATCGCCAGCTTGATTGCCGAATTCGACAAACCCCTGCAAGTGGATGAGCCGTATGAACGCAAACTGAAGTATGCCGCTGCGGTGGACGTGCTCAGCGCCATCACGGATCTCCTTCAAGATACGAACACCGGCGGCACTGTCCAGCTTCCCGGTGGCGGCACCATCCAGCAGCAGCGCACGCAGCCCCTGGCCAGCAGCAGCAGCCAGCTCCTCACCGGCAGAACCACCACCGGCACCCGTGGCGGCCAGGTCCTGGCCACCAGCGGCTCCACCTCAGACGATACGGCCACCGCCACCTCCGCCGGTTCCTCCCGTGCAGACCTCATCCAGGCCCCCACTGAAGACAATGCCCCCATCTCCGTGCTGGTGGGCAAGACCCGCGTGGTGGCGGACCCAATGGCAAACTCCATCCTCGTCATGGGCCGCAAGGAGGCCATCGATAAGGTCAACGGCCTGCTGGACAAGCTGGACCGCAAACCTTCCCAGGTGTACCTTTCCACCGTCATCGGCCAGCTCACCCTCGGTGACGGCTTTGAATTCGGCATTGATTACCTGAGCGCGCTTAACAACAAGGATGGCACGAATTTCAGCGCCGGCAGCGTCTTCACCCGCGATGCCCTTACCAACGCTGTCGGTGACCTCCGCAACAACGCCATCACCAATGCCTTTGGCCCTGCCCAGGGACTGAATCTCTACGGCTCCGTGGGCGACAGCCTGGAGATCTTTGTGACCGCGCTGGAGACCACCAACCGCTTCAAGGTGCTCTCCCGCCCCAGCGTCTTTGCCCTCAACAACAAGAAGGCCTCCATCACCTCCGGGCAGCTCATCCCCGTGCCCTCGCAGACCCTCACCAGCACGAACGGCAATAACAACAATGGCAACAATGTCACCACGACCATCGAGTACCGGGACGTGGTGCTGAAGCTGGAAGTCGTGCCGCTGATCAACGAAGATGGCGAAGTCTCCCTCACCATCGCCCAGGTCAATGACACCGTCATCGGCACGCAGCGCGTGGAGCCTAACGACATCCCCATCATCGGCACGGAGCAGATCGTCACCACCGTCACCGTGCCTGATGGCAACACCATCGTCCTCGGCGGCCTCATTTCCGAGCAGAACAAAAAGGACACCAACGGCGTGCCCTTCCTCAGCCGCATCCCTGGCGTGGGCAATCTCTTCAAGGACAACAAGGACAGCAACTCCCGCAGCGAGCTCATCATCTTCATCCAGCCCAAGGTGGTGACGGACAACCTTTCCCTGCGCAACACCTCCCTGCGCGAAGACTTCCGCACCCAGGTCGGCGCCGATGCCGCCGAGCGCTTCCCGGAAAATGTGGACGTCCAGGCCCCTCGTATCAGCGAAGCCAAAGAGGTGGAACAACTGGAGAGCGCAGCACAGCAGAAGCAGGGCTTTTTCTCCCGCATGTTCCGCCGCAGCAGCACGCCCAAGGCCGTGACACCGCCACCCGGCGTACGGCGCTAG